In Pajaroellobacter abortibovis, the following are encoded in one genomic region:
- a CDS encoding dihydroneopterin aldolase: MSISLVGFPLSHYRIRLENIRFRANHGALAPERQLLQDFLVTVEMHLPATHLVQSNNQLEVFDYSSIADMVVKEGTKQTYHFLEAVAQSVINRIFRDTPAIQVRVAVTKLQPPTKHSVDAVTVELIADQSLTNP, encoded by the coding sequence ATGAGTATCTCGCTAGTGGGATTTCCTCTTTCTCATTATAGAATTAGACTTGAGAATATCCGATTTCGGGCCAATCACGGGGCGTTAGCTCCAGAGCGCCAATTGCTGCAAGATTTTCTTGTTACCGTGGAGATGCATCTTCCCGCTACGCATTTGGTGCAATCGAATAATCAGCTCGAGGTGTTTGATTATAGCTCCATCGCGGATATGGTGGTGAAAGAAGGTACAAAGCAAACTTACCATTTTCTTGAGGCAGTGGCTCAATCCGTCATCAACCGTATTTTTCGGGATACTCCTGCCATTCAAGTGCGTGTGGCGGTTACGAAGCTTCAACCTCCTACAAAGCATAGCGTGGATGCAGTGACTGTGGAGCTGATTGCGGATCAATCACTTACCAATCCATAA